A region of the Romboutsia hominis genome:
TATTTTAGGGGTATTATCAATGGATTTAGAAAAATGTCCATTATGTGGATGTAATGAAATTGGAGAAGGTAGTTTTGTAGGTTATGGTGGATTAATTAATTCGAATAGTTTAATTCCTAAAACACAAGAAGTAGTAGCTAGTGTATGTACAGAATGTGGATATATAATAGCTATGAGAGTTTTAAAACCTAATAAATTTAAGAAGAAATAATAATATATAGGTTAAAAACTATCCATAAAAAATTAAATGTATGTTATTATAAACTTTATTATTAAATGAAGGGCTAAGAGATATGAATAAGATTTTAATGATAGAAAAAACTAAGAAGTTTGTAAAGAACAAACTATATGGTGAGGGAAGTGGACACGATTGGTTTCACATAGAAAGGGTTTATAACTTAGCTAAATATTTAGCAGAAAAAGAAATAGCAGAAAAAAGACATAAATTTATGGAAGAGTTTTTAAATGAGTTTTATGATGAATGGAGTTTTAGTGGACAAGGTGTTAAATAAAGGGGGGATAAAATGACTACATATTTTTTTACAATTCCATACGGGGCAATTGCAGTATTTGGGATATTGATAGCTGGAGTTGGCTTATTTTTATATAATAAAAATAAGCATAAAAAGTAAACTAATAGAGGATTTAAAATATTTTCATCCTTAGGGATTATCATTTAGGAAATATTTTAAATAATATATATAAATAGGAATTTACATAAGAAAGTGAGTTAGACAGTGATAAAATTTTTAGAACAAATAAGAACTCCTAAGAATGATTTGACGACTTCCAAAAAGATAATAAATTCAATCATAATTTTTCTTCTTGGAATTGGACTTGGAACTTTTTCAAAGTGGCTAGATACTTTAGCTATAGATGATGGTATTTGGTGGCAACATATTTTAGGTATACTAGATTTAGGAAATGTATTCTCTTTACTTGGAGTGTGGATTTTACTTGCAGTATGTATATCTATTTTTAGTAATACACCTTTACGAGCAGGCATTAATGTATTTTTATTCTTTTTAGGTATGTGTGTTAGCTATCATATATATAGTATTATTTTTGCAGGATTTAATCCGATGAATTACATGATGATATGGTATGCAGTAACAATTATTTCTCCATTATTGGCATTTGTTTGTTGGTATGCTAAAGGAAATGGAATTGTACCATTTATTATTAAGGTATGTATAATTACAGTTATGATATTATGTTCTTTTAGTATAGGAATGTGGTATTTCGATTTTACAAGTATAATAAATACAGTGTTTTTTATAACTATATTAGTTGTTTTGTACGATACCCCAAAGGGATCTATATATAGTTTAATGACTTCTATAGTATTGGCATATTTAATCAGATTATTTATATAGTTAAAATAGCTAGATATTGGGTAATTCCCATATGTCTAGCTATTTTTATTGCTTATTTATCATGTAATTATTTAAGATAGTTAAAAAATAAAATATTAAAAAGCATGTGGAGATATAAATACTAAATCATTAACAAATTATTTCTTTTAGTGGACAGTTGTTTAACTATAAGTTCTGCTATAATTAAATTAACAATTGTTATATATTATAATAAAAGGTTGAAAGGGGAAAATATTGTGAGAAATTGTACTGAATGTAATCATAAGTTTACATTTTATGATAGATTAAAATATATTTTAAAAAGGGCAAAACAAAGTAAATGATGCTCAAAAATATGTTTTTTGTGGAGGAGATAGTATGAGAAAGTGTTTAAGATGTAATGAAACTATGGTTGAAGATTATATGTTGAAAACTGAAAATTTTACAGCTCAAGCTTCAGTGTTATTAGGAAAGGGAAGTGGAGTTTTTTCAGATACAAAAGGAAAAGTAAAGGCTACTGTTTGTCCAAATTGTGGTGAGATTTCAATATTTTTTGATAAGTTAGATAAAATTAAGTAGTTTATTTATTTAATATATTGCGAGCTTACAGGGTAGTAATCTAAAGTTATTACTCTATTTTTGTGTATCTGATTTAATATTATAGAAATACTTAAATTTTGTTGAATATTAAGTACTAGTTTGCTATCATTTGTGTTGATGATGATAATATTTTGTCATACTAAATATTTTATTTTAAAAATTTATTCATATTAAAAGGGGGATTTATTATGAAAAAGATTTTCGATAGCTTAATATTTAAGCTAGTACTAGCAGTTACTATTGGTCTTATAGTTGGATTTATATCTTCAGAGTCCGTAATGAACGTAATAGTTACTCTTAAATACGTTTTAGGTCAGGTTATATTCTTCTCAGTTCCATTAATAATCATTGGATTTATAGCTCCATCCATAGCTAAATTAAGACATAATGCTTCTCAATTATTAGGATTTGCAATTGGTTTTGCTTACATATCATCAGTGGGTGCAGCAGCATTTTCTGCAATATTTGGTTACATATTAATTCCAAAATTATCAATCGCTTCAACTACAGGGTCTTTACGTGAATTACCAGAACTTATCTTTCAATTAGACATACCTCAAGTAATGCCTGTTATGAGTGCTTTATTTTTATCTATAATAGTTGGTTTAGCTGTAACTTGGACTAAAGCTGACTTAGTTGAAAAATTTCTAAATGAGTTTCAAAATATAGTTTTAAGCTTGGTTAATAAAGTTGTAATACCTATATTACCTTTCTTTATAGCTACAACATTTGCTAGTTTAGCATATGAAGGTTCTATAACTAATCATCTTCCAGTATTCTTAAAGGTTATAGTTATTGTACTTATTGGTCACTTTATATGGATGTCAGTATTATACCTTATTGCAGGTATCATGTCAGGAAAAAATCCAATGGAAGTTATAAAATATTATGGTCCAGCTTATTTAACAGCTGTTGGAAGTATGTCTTCTGCTGCAACATTACCTGTAGCACTAGAATGTGCTAATAAGTCTAAAGTTTTAAGAAAAGATATATTAGATTTTTCTGTTCCGCTTTGTTCAAATATACATCTTTGTGGTTCTGTTTTAACTGAAGTATTCTTTGTAATGGTTGTATCTCAAATTCTTTATGGTCATCTTCCAAGTGTTGGGAATATGGTTTTATTTATATTATTACTTGGAGTATTTGCAATAGGTGCACCTGGTGTTCCTGGGGGAACAGTTATGGCATCTCTTGGTCTGATAACTAGTGTTCTTGGATTTAATGAAACTGGAACAGCTCTTATATTAACTATATTTGCTCTTCAAGATAGTTTTGGAACAGCTTGTAATGTTGTTGGAGATGGTGCGTTGACTCTTATGCTTACTGGGGTTGCTGA
Encoded here:
- a CDS encoding dicarboxylate/amino acid:cation symporter yields the protein MKKIFDSLIFKLVLAVTIGLIVGFISSESVMNVIVTLKYVLGQVIFFSVPLIIIGFIAPSIAKLRHNASQLLGFAIGFAYISSVGAAAFSAIFGYILIPKLSIASTTGSLRELPELIFQLDIPQVMPVMSALFLSIIVGLAVTWTKADLVEKFLNEFQNIVLSLVNKVVIPILPFFIATTFASLAYEGSITNHLPVFLKVIVIVLIGHFIWMSVLYLIAGIMSGKNPMEVIKYYGPAYLTAVGSMSSAATLPVALECANKSKVLRKDILDFSVPLCSNIHLCGSVLTEVFFVMVVSQILYGHLPSVGNMVLFILLLGVFAIGAPGVPGGTVMASLGLITSVLGFNETGTALILTIFALQDSFGTACNVVGDGALTLMLTGVADKKNIKSDDRSFNL